One Nicotiana tomentosiformis chromosome 1, ASM39032v3, whole genome shotgun sequence genomic window, CGGGGtcagtaatatcctgcccgaactaatttcagcaccaaagaatctgcaccCGAGTGGTTGTCgcatatcccttcatggacttctctcatgacatagttagcttctgatgctcctaagcaccgggccaaagggccttgaaaggattttctgtacaattggcctttcttgaagctataacgtgcagccTTGGCACGCAACGCTCTTAATGCTTTGGGATCTTCGAGCAATTTTCCATGCTCGAGATAATCAATTatctcatttctccagtcccagaccaaactaGTCGAATTTACCTTACAGTAATCTATGTCCAAGGCTGAGTTTATCAGTTTTACTACCGTCTGTGATTCTTATCCTTGTATTTCTATTGACGAGCCTAAATTTTCCAATGCATCTGCTTCCGTGttatcttccctcgggatatgagttatTTACCACTCATGGAATCGTGCCAATAAAGGttgaacctttaccacgtattgttgcataagTTCCTCTTTGGTGCCGAAAAtttcgtagacctgatttaccaccaactgcaaatcacatttgatttcgctGACTTTGGAGTCAAGCCCacaggccaattcgagccctgcaatcaaagcttcgtactctgcttcattgttagttaaaggaatcgTTTTGATAgtttgccttaaggtttcccctaaaggcgtgattaagactattccgagcccggacccttttatgtTTGAAGCTCCATCCgaaaataaggtccaaactcccgatgtcgattctgacaccattattgcTTATTTGGCTGCTAGAGGCAAtaatcccggactgaaatcggccatgaagtcagccaagacttgcaacttaattgcagtcctcgatttatattttatatagaattctctcatttcgacggcctatttggccaatctacccgagagctcTGGTTTATGGAGGATACTCCTCAAAGGGAAAGTAGTTACCAtagctatcgggtggcattgaaaatagggcctcagcttccgagccgcaactacgagagctaagtCCAGCTTTCCCAGATGTAGATGGCGAGTTTTTTCTCCCGTTAAAATTTGGcttaacgtaataaatgggagattgcatacCTTCATCCTCTCAGACTAAAACTGCACTCACCGCAATttctgaaaccgcgaggtagactagaAACGTTTCAcattcttttggttttgagagcattagagggcttgacaaatatttcttcaactccttcaaggctTGTTGACACTTCGGTGTCCACtcgaaattgtttttctttttgagtagtgtgAACGATGACATTTTTCTGATgaacgggaaatgaacctgctcaaagctgtcaatctccctgtgagcctttggacttATTTTACGTTAGACAATTGATCcgggatgtcctctatggccttgattttgtccgaatttacctcaattccccttgtGATACTAGGAATCCTAGGAACTTACCCGAACTGaccccgaacgcacacttctcggggttaagtttcatattatgctccctcaggatgtcgaatgtttcttgcaaatactTCAAGCGGTCatatgcattcaaagacttaacgagcatatcatctatatatacttccatattctttcctatttgtttttcgaacatcttattcacgagccgttgataagcgGCTCCGacgttttttagcccgaagggcatcacattgaaATAATATATACCAGAATTCGTTTATAaacaaagttttttcctgatcttctgggttcatcttgatttgattgtacccagaataagtatcgagaaaactcattaactcgtgcccggccgtagTATCAATCAcctgatcgatatttggcaatgggaatgagtcttttggacacgccttattaagatccttataatctacgcacatgtgaaatttattatttttttcttaggtactactactacattggctagccagtccggatatcttacctctcggattgaaccaatcttaagtaaatgagttacctcttctttgacaaatttattccttgcttcagCAATATGGCACTTCTTTTGCCTTACTAGAGGTATGTTGAGATCCAAGCTTAACTTATGTACGGCTATCTACGTTGGAATTCTTGTCATATCTTCgtgtgaccatgcaaaacaattggcattaattttaaggaatttaataaaaGCAGACACGTGCTCAGGGTGCAGTCCTGTTTTCAAATGGcatttcctttctaggaattcttcgaacaatgcaacCTGCTCCAGTTCTTTTGTCGTGGACTTCGTCGTGTCCGTCTCTTCCGGTACTTGAAAATATCTTGGAATCTGGTACTGTTCCGACTCTTCTGTCCCCGGGTTATCTTTCTCTAGGTTTGGGGCAGGTGCCGGTTCCAGTAATTGTTATGCCACACGTTCCTTTCCTTTTCTATtggagaccgaaattgcattcattcatctcccttgctgccaaTTGAACACCCCTTATCTGTTTGATCCGCTCGGGTGTCGGAAATTTTAAGAATTGGTAATATGTTTAAGGCACGGGTTTCATCTCGTGCAGCCATGGTCTTCCGAagatgatgttataccccatgtctccatctaccacttcgaagacTGTTGTCTTCATTACTCCCTTAGCATTCGTACGCAACAAAATTTCTCCCCGGGTTGTCACTCTTAcgaggttgaatccggcgagGAGCTTCATTGCCGGGATAAttcttccggtgagtttagcttgctctagtactctccattgtatgatattcgTTGAaattcctggatccactaaaatacgtttaattttaaaatctaacacaattaaagaaattaccagtgcgtcattgtgcggCAGTAGTAATCTATCTGCATCTTTGTCCGTGAATATGATATCGTCTTCCCTAAGCCTCTTACTATGAGTTATCGACACTTTCTTTGCTGCCGAAAAAGTGACCCCGTTAATTTCATTCCCTCCGAAGATTatgttgatcgtttggcgtggaggttcttctcctgctttcgaggttTCTGCGTCGCCCCTGTTCCGACCATAATTATTTTTAGCTCGaccactcaagaattctctgaggtgactaTTCTTTAACAGCGTTGCCACTTCTTCCTggaggtgtcggcagtccccaaTCCAGTGGGCGTTAgtgccatggtattcacaccataaattgggatccctctggctgggatcagatTTTATAGGTCTTGGGAATCGTGCCTTTTTGATATTCTTCATGGCCGACACCAACTCTACGAcactgacattgaagttatattctaatAACTTTGGGTAAGATGAATCTCGCGACCCCGAGATTTCTCTACCCTGCAACGATCTGTTGTTCCGACCACGATCAGTCCTTCTATCAACGTTGAACCTGTCTGTTGTCCGGAAGTTCCTGCCACGACATTTTGTccgctcgtagggcaaaaaccggcCCCTCGAACTCTGTCTATCTGTGTCAATATcatctttaatgtcaattatgaaggtcattgatgaatatgtaacgttGGACATAAATGCTAAATTTCTTGTAACAGATcatcatccttaatgctgcaaaatatttTGTATTAAATGTTACTGGGCGCAAAGTATTTAATACCCCATTTATGATTGTTATTCCTTCCGGTGACAGGCGAAACACCTATGTTCGATGGCCACCCCATCTTGTGTTTcacgtgtccttcctttaagTGGCCACGTGTCATGTCGTATTTTTCCATATACAGTGGTGGGTTGAGCTTTTAAAGATAAAAGATACAAGTAATGTCGTATAAAAAATTTATACACACAATATATAAAAGTTGTATATACATTATTATATGTATATGCATTACATTCTGTATAATAATGTACTTATAAAAATTTTATATAGACTGTCATAGAgtgtataaaaaatatacatatacacTATTATAGaatgtataaattttatatatactatgtattttGCATTTTTTATCTCTAATGTTTCATTAGTGTAACCCTAGTGTTTTTGTGTGTCTGAAGTATATATGCTATCCTAAAATTATTgtataaaaagtatatatatattgttctaTGATGTATAAAAAGTGTATATACAGTTTACACTAATGTAATGTGTATACTGCGGGTATAATGTATACATCACcttgttcttgttcttcttcttatATCATGAGTATTTTTGCTTACACAATATCATACTTTTTTTTTTAGATTGGATCAATGAAAATTTCAAGTTGTTTGTAAAAGATAAAAAGGAAATTATTATTTATAGTGTAATAGGAAGGAGCTTGATGGTTGCGGAGAAGATGGTTGGATGATGGATTTTTGGATACTAAGAGGGTGAGTTTCAATGGGGTATTTCACTGGGTTTCAAGAATTTTTGGGGGTTTTGTAGGGTTTTAAATTTTTTGACTATTAATTATAAGTGGAAAAGAAGGTTAGGCGGCTGTAAGAGTTTGGGCTATCGGCTGTTGTAGTTTGTGTTCAGGAGTCAGCAGTCTCCTGCTAGGTTTTATGCGCTAACAATTGTTGTCAGTTACGATTGGTTTTGGGTTATTAATTGTATGGTTTATTTTGAAGTGACGTGCAGCAATAATCACTTTTAAACtcgctatttaaaatatattcaaaatttacaatgtatttaaagattagtcaGTTCACCCAAACCTCTGAACTAAGTATCCTGAATTTGAAACTTCAAGactcttatagcctgtttggccaagcttctaaagaggccaaaattatttttttttctttaaaaaacactttttttcccctaacttgaggtgtttggccaagttttttttttggtaaaaaaagtgcttttgggaagaagcagaagcagt contains:
- the LOC138891628 gene encoding uncharacterized protein, which translates into the protein MTFIIDIKDDIDTDRQSSRGRFLPYERTKCRGRNFRTTDRFNVDRRTDRGRNNRSLQGREISGSRDSSYPKLLEYNFNVSVVELVSAMKNIKKARFPRPIKSDPSQRDPNLWCEYHGTNAHWIGDCRHLQEEVATLLKNSHLREFLSGRAKNNYGRNRGDAETSKAGEEPPRQTINIIFGGNEINGVTFSAAKKVSITHSKRLREDDIIFTDKDADRLLLPHNDALVISLIVLDFKIKRILVDPGISTNIIQWRVLEQAKLTGRIIPAMKLLAGFNLVRVTTRGEILLRTNAKGVMKTTVFEVVDGDMGYNIIFGRPWLHEMKPVP